A window from Variovorax sp. PBL-E5 encodes these proteins:
- a CDS encoding DUF202 domain-containing protein has product MTAAPADAAAPRARDAGLQAERTALSWNRTALSIFVNALLALRSGWVDRETPITALAFALLMASVAAMLYGVWRRRRLLDGRGPTAPSANAVAAAAVVTLIACATGMAAIVAG; this is encoded by the coding sequence ATGACGGCCGCTCCTGCGGACGCCGCGGCGCCGCGCGCCCGCGATGCAGGCCTGCAGGCCGAACGCACCGCGCTGTCGTGGAACCGCACCGCGCTGTCGATCTTCGTCAATGCCTTGCTCGCGCTGCGCTCGGGCTGGGTCGACCGGGAGACGCCGATCACTGCGTTGGCCTTCGCACTGCTGATGGCTTCGGTGGCCGCCATGCTCTATGGCGTCTGGCGCCGGCGGCGCCTGCTGGACGGCCGCGGCCCGACCGCGCCGTCGGCCAATGCCGTCGCGGCGGCCGCGGTCGTCACGCTGATCGCGTGCGCCACCGGCATGGCCGCCATCGTCGCGGGTTGA
- a CDS encoding YidH family protein, translating to MREPRWRQEGAEPDYRFSLANERTFLAWIRTALALLAGGVLLDQFSTRLASHLVVELLAIALSTIAALLCAMAYARWRANEIAMRHARRLPGTMAIPVIAASILGVAAVIAFLLLRK from the coding sequence ATGCGTGAACCACGATGGCGCCAGGAGGGCGCAGAACCGGACTACAGGTTCTCGCTGGCCAACGAGCGCACCTTCCTCGCGTGGATCCGCACCGCGCTCGCCCTGCTGGCCGGCGGGGTGCTGCTCGACCAGTTCTCCACCAGGCTCGCGTCGCACCTCGTCGTCGAGCTGCTCGCGATCGCGCTCAGCACGATCGCCGCCCTGCTCTGCGCCATGGCCTACGCACGCTGGCGTGCCAACGAGATCGCGATGCGCCATGCGCGCCGGCTGCCGGGCACGATGGCCATCCCGGTGATCGCCGCGTCCATCCTCGGGGTCGCCGCGGTCATCGCCTTCCTGCTGCTGCGGAAATGA
- a CDS encoding glycosyltransferase family 39 protein, with protein MTEDPITATSTRASAGRPAAPAARNTATASRWLLVWLGLLALVWFASLGTRSLVHPDEGRYASLALEMARGGDWVTPRLNGLLYFEKPALQYWIGALSFLTFGVNEFAARLWPGIAGFLTVLAVGFTAGRLWGREAGIRALAIAASTTWIVVNSHYLTLDAGLTLFLTLALCAVLLADHAGADARTRRRWIWLAWAAMAGAVLSKGLVGIVIPGAVLVFVSLWRRDLSLWRGMHWLSGLLIFFVLTAPWFVLVSLRNPGFAQFFFIHEHFTRYLTEEHQREGAWWYYLPLLLAGMLPWTGALPWLLQDGRSAADRSARRVTPRHVLIVWSVFVLVFFSASGSKLPSYILPMFPALALLLAFRLRDVPAAVLRWHLLVPALAWVIVLVASTQSARFASPATPAEVLAPLASAARVGGALFLVGAAVAWRFLGNGRITAAVLSLALGHFAATTVVLQAHNGFGQLKSAAALAAVVRPLLDADTPVFAVRTYDQTLPFYLQRNVVLVDYVDEFALGEQREPGRTIATLDDFMARWRTLPRAAAYMSPLTWVELHERGLPMRVVFQDLRRLVVVKP; from the coding sequence ATGACTGAAGATCCGATCACCGCGACCTCGACCCGCGCCTCGGCCGGGAGGCCTGCGGCACCGGCGGCGCGCAACACCGCGACCGCATCGCGCTGGCTCCTTGTCTGGCTGGGGCTCCTGGCGCTGGTCTGGTTCGCCAGCCTCGGCACCCGCTCGCTGGTCCATCCGGACGAGGGCCGCTATGCCTCCCTGGCGCTCGAGATGGCGCGCGGCGGCGACTGGGTCACGCCGCGGCTCAACGGACTGCTGTATTTCGAGAAGCCCGCGCTGCAGTACTGGATCGGCGCGTTGAGTTTCCTCACCTTCGGCGTCAACGAATTCGCCGCGCGCCTCTGGCCGGGGATTGCAGGCTTCCTCACGGTGCTCGCGGTCGGCTTCACCGCCGGCCGCCTGTGGGGCCGCGAGGCCGGCATCCGCGCGCTGGCCATCGCCGCATCGACCACCTGGATCGTCGTCAACAGCCATTACCTCACGCTCGACGCCGGCCTCACGCTGTTCCTCACGCTGGCGCTGTGCGCCGTGCTGCTGGCCGACCACGCAGGTGCGGATGCGCGCACGCGCCGCCGATGGATCTGGCTCGCGTGGGCCGCGATGGCCGGTGCGGTGCTGAGCAAGGGCCTGGTCGGTATCGTGATTCCCGGCGCGGTGCTGGTTTTCGTCAGCCTGTGGCGGCGCGACTTGAGCCTCTGGCGCGGCATGCACTGGCTGTCGGGCCTGCTGATCTTCTTCGTGCTGACGGCGCCCTGGTTCGTGCTGGTCTCGCTGCGCAATCCGGGCTTCGCGCAGTTCTTCTTCATCCACGAGCATTTCACGCGCTACCTGACCGAGGAGCATCAGCGCGAAGGCGCGTGGTGGTACTACCTGCCGTTGCTTCTCGCCGGCATGCTGCCTTGGACCGGTGCGTTGCCGTGGCTGCTGCAGGACGGCCGGTCCGCGGCCGATCGCAGCGCGCGCCGGGTCACACCGCGCCATGTGCTGATCGTGTGGTCGGTGTTCGTGCTCGTGTTCTTCAGCGCGTCGGGCTCCAAGCTGCCCTCGTACATCCTGCCGATGTTCCCGGCGCTGGCGCTGCTGCTGGCGTTCCGGCTGCGCGACGTGCCTGCGGCCGTGCTGCGCTGGCATCTGCTGGTGCCGGCGCTGGCCTGGGTCATCGTGCTCGTGGCGTCCACGCAGAGCGCGCGTTTCGCATCCCCCGCGACGCCGGCCGAAGTGCTGGCGCCGCTGGCCTCGGCGGCGCGCGTGGGCGGCGCGCTGTTCCTCGTCGGCGCCGCGGTCGCATGGCGGTTCCTCGGCAATGGCCGCATCACGGCCGCGGTGCTCAGCCTGGCGCTGGGGCATTTCGCCGCTACCACGGTGGTGCTGCAGGCCCACAATGGCTTCGGCCAGCTCAAGAGCGCTGCGGCGCTGGCCGCCGTGGTGCGGCCGCTGCTCGATGCCGACACCCCTGTCTTCGCCGTTCGGACCTATGACCAGACCTTGCCTTTCTATCTCCAGCGCAACGTGGTGCTGGTCGACTACGTGGACGAGTTCGCCCTCGGCGAGCAGCGCGAGCCCGGCCGCACGATCGCCACGCTCGACGACTTCATGGCCCGATGGCGAACCCTGCCTCGCGCGGCGGCCTACATGAGCCCGCTGACGTGGGTCGAACTGCACGAGCGCGGCCTGCCCATGCGCGTCGTGTTCCAGGATCTGAGGCGGCTGGTGGTGGTCAAGCCATGA
- a CDS encoding SMR family transporter — translation MKVFDFIWILSGVLLNAVAQLLLKAGAASAGEITLASGAPALWRTALGLAQHPAILGGLTCYAVSVVVWIIALSRVEVSIAYPMLSIGYVLNAVLAWWLFGEDLNAQRWLGIGVIIVGVVLVARSGSHT, via the coding sequence ATGAAGGTGTTCGATTTCATCTGGATCCTCAGCGGCGTGCTGCTCAACGCGGTGGCGCAGCTGCTGCTCAAGGCGGGCGCCGCGAGCGCGGGAGAGATCACGCTCGCGTCCGGCGCGCCCGCGCTCTGGCGCACCGCGCTCGGGCTGGCGCAGCATCCCGCGATCCTCGGCGGCCTGACCTGCTACGCGGTGAGCGTGGTCGTGTGGATCATCGCGCTGTCACGCGTGGAGGTCAGCATCGCCTATCCCATGCTGTCGATCGGCTATGTCCTCAATGCCGTGCTCGCCTGGTGGCTGTTCGGCGAGGACCTCAATGCGCAGCGCTGGCTCGGCATCGGCGTGATCATCGTTGGCGTGGTGCTGGTGGCGCGCAGCGGGAGCCACACATGA
- a CDS encoding O-antigen ligase family protein, whose amino-acid sequence MDTPASRPDNAGAFPSSPSRFVRVAAFLWGCVVFMPVGLNYLGLGLTIVALLCAPSRWRARAMRLRADPLRWPLLAWVAWTLVVLALRPHHPETALSLWHDLRIAATLAIPVLLAVEEAVWALRGFLLAALFALIAIVLAHTTGLPDLPLWHNVTVMKGNKSINDALLFALLGASAAVVGLTHLNDTRDRWHWAVPAFAVTVAAGAIATFTLPSRTSLLGLLLALFAACVHQWRGRLRVLAVALCVGAVVAGTLVWNAPSMQDKLRLGVQELEAAEAGAVSEGSWVVRFYMYRETTRMMLDHPLAGGGLGSWTPEWHRRGPKLLYDYSMPHNDFLWMGAETGVPGLLILAAIMATGLVVAWRRRDLTGRLTFVALLILCVATSVNSALRDAAIGLSLPWIAFVYLRLAHASGNPWRGVFAQSAR is encoded by the coding sequence ATGGACACACCCGCGAGCAGGCCGGACAACGCCGGCGCCTTTCCTTCCTCGCCTTCCCGTTTCGTCCGGGTCGCCGCCTTCCTGTGGGGCTGCGTGGTCTTCATGCCCGTCGGCCTCAACTACCTCGGGCTCGGACTGACGATCGTCGCGCTGCTTTGCGCGCCTTCGCGTTGGCGCGCGCGTGCGATGCGGCTGCGCGCGGATCCGCTGCGCTGGCCGCTGCTCGCCTGGGTGGCCTGGACGCTGGTGGTGCTGGCGCTGCGGCCGCACCATCCCGAGACGGCGCTGAGCCTCTGGCACGACCTGCGCATCGCAGCCACGCTCGCGATCCCGGTGCTGCTGGCGGTCGAAGAAGCCGTCTGGGCGTTGCGCGGGTTCCTGCTCGCTGCGCTGTTCGCGCTGATCGCGATCGTGCTGGCGCACACCACGGGTCTGCCCGATCTGCCGCTCTGGCACAACGTGACGGTGATGAAGGGCAACAAGTCCATCAACGACGCGCTGCTGTTCGCGCTGCTCGGCGCGTCGGCGGCGGTCGTCGGCCTGACGCATCTGAACGACACCCGCGATCGCTGGCACTGGGCCGTTCCGGCCTTCGCGGTGACGGTCGCGGCCGGTGCGATCGCGACCTTCACGCTGCCGTCGCGCACCTCGCTGCTGGGCCTGCTGCTGGCACTCTTCGCGGCCTGCGTGCACCAATGGCGCGGCCGTCTGCGCGTGCTGGCCGTCGCGCTCTGCGTCGGCGCCGTGGTGGCCGGCACGCTGGTCTGGAATGCGCCTTCGATGCAGGACAAGCTCAGGCTCGGCGTGCAGGAGCTCGAGGCCGCCGAAGCCGGCGCCGTGTCCGAAGGCAGCTGGGTGGTGCGCTTCTACATGTACCGCGAGACCACGCGCATGATGCTCGACCATCCGCTGGCCGGCGGCGGGCTCGGCAGCTGGACGCCCGAATGGCATCGGCGCGGCCCGAAGCTGCTCTACGACTACAGCATGCCGCACAACGACTTCCTGTGGATGGGCGCGGAGACCGGCGTGCCTGGCCTGCTGATCCTGGCGGCGATCATGGCGACGGGCCTGGTGGTCGCGTGGCGACGGCGCGACCTCACCGGCCGGCTGACCTTCGTCGCGCTGCTGATCCTGTGCGTCGCCACCAGCGTCAATTCGGCGCTGCGCGATGCCGCGATCGGACTCAGCCTGCCGTGGATTGCCTTCGTCTACCTGCGCCTGGCGCACGCGTCCGGCAACCCGTGGCGGGGCGTGTTCGCTCAGTCCGCGCGCTGA
- a CDS encoding DegT/DnrJ/EryC1/StrS family aminotransferase: MNALPFLPFTRPSIDERTIAEVGDVLRSGWITTGPKCQALEAALSERLGGRPVRLVNSGTASLELALRLCGIGPGDEVITTPLSWVATANVVLAVGATPVFVDADAATRNIDLERIEAALTPRTRALIPVDLAGLPVDRDRLYALARRHSLRVVEDAAQSFGAHWHGREIGSLGDLVSFSFHANKNFTSAEGGCLVLNNDAEALAFEKLRLQGVTRLPDGGLEVEAWGAKANLTDVAAAIGLGQLRQVDDFSARRRVLARRYFARWDASLGFELPPVDPENHGNWHMFQPLLPRSLAARRGDFIAAMKAQGIGVGVHYPAMHLFSLFRARGHAPGDFPVAEDIGARTVTLPLFPAMADADVDRVCAAVTAAVAALR, from the coding sequence ATGAACGCCTTGCCCTTTCTTCCCTTCACCCGGCCCTCGATCGACGAGCGCACGATCGCCGAAGTCGGCGACGTGCTGCGCTCGGGCTGGATCACCACCGGCCCGAAATGCCAGGCGCTGGAAGCGGCGCTGTCCGAGCGCCTCGGCGGCCGGCCGGTGCGGCTTGTCAACTCGGGCACCGCATCGCTCGAACTGGCCTTGCGGCTGTGCGGCATCGGGCCCGGCGACGAGGTCATCACCACGCCGCTCAGCTGGGTCGCCACGGCCAACGTGGTGCTGGCCGTCGGCGCGACGCCCGTGTTCGTCGACGCGGATGCGGCCACGCGCAACATCGACCTCGAGCGCATCGAGGCTGCGCTGACGCCGCGCACGCGGGCGCTGATCCCGGTCGACCTGGCCGGCCTGCCGGTCGATCGCGACCGGCTCTACGCGCTCGCCCGCCGGCACTCGCTGCGGGTGGTCGAGGATGCGGCGCAATCCTTCGGCGCCCACTGGCACGGCCGCGAGATCGGCAGCCTCGGCGACCTGGTCTCGTTCAGCTTCCATGCCAACAAGAACTTCACCTCGGCCGAAGGCGGCTGCCTCGTGCTCAACAACGACGCGGAGGCGCTCGCCTTCGAGAAGCTGCGGCTCCAGGGCGTGACCCGGTTGCCCGACGGCGGCCTCGAGGTCGAGGCCTGGGGCGCGAAGGCCAACCTCACCGACGTGGCGGCGGCCATCGGCCTGGGCCAGCTGCGGCAGGTCGACGATTTCTCCGCGCGCCGGCGCGTGCTGGCGCGCCGCTACTTCGCGCGCTGGGACGCATCGCTCGGTTTCGAGCTGCCGCCCGTCGACCCGGAGAACCACGGCAACTGGCACATGTTCCAGCCGCTGCTGCCGCGCAGCCTCGCGGCGCGCCGCGGCGACTTCATCGCGGCGATGAAGGCCCAGGGCATCGGCGTCGGCGTGCACTATCCCGCGATGCATCTTTTCTCGCTGTTCCGCGCACGCGGTCATGCACCGGGCGATTTCCCCGTGGCCGAGGACATCGGCGCGCGCACCGTGACGCTGCCCCTGTTCCCCGCGATGGCCGATGCCGACGTGGACCGCGTCTGCGCGGCCGTGACGGCGGCGGTCGCCGCACTGCGCTAA
- a CDS encoding formyltransferase — protein MTDLRRPALAIVFAYHDVGVRCLRVLLDAGVEVPLVITHEDAPGETIWFGSVAAVAAEYGVPCVTPADPHAPELIEKALAIGPDFVFSFYYRQMLRPEWLTLPRRGAFNMHGSLLPRYRGRAPVNWAVIHGESETGATLHRMNEKPDNGAIVDQCAVPILANDTAREVFAKVTVAAEIVMARSLPGLIDGTSMEHPQRLSLGRYFGGRRPEDGRIPYDADAAQIHNLVRALAPPYPAAFVQIAKKRVFIERTLRAPASPEVPGKGLRLASDGTSLWLVAADGSALRVLAARCDGDAQVLAAHDFESRFGARCIAVDA, from the coding sequence ATGACCGATCTCCGCCGACCCGCACTTGCCATCGTGTTCGCGTACCACGACGTCGGCGTGCGCTGCCTGCGCGTGCTGCTCGACGCCGGCGTCGAGGTGCCGCTGGTCATCACCCATGAAGATGCGCCCGGCGAGACGATCTGGTTCGGCAGCGTCGCCGCGGTCGCCGCCGAGTACGGCGTGCCTTGCGTCACGCCCGCTGATCCGCATGCACCCGAGCTGATCGAAAAGGCGCTCGCGATCGGGCCCGACTTCGTGTTCTCGTTCTACTACCGGCAGATGCTTCGGCCCGAATGGCTGACGCTGCCGCGGCGCGGCGCCTTCAACATGCACGGCTCGCTGCTGCCGCGCTACCGTGGCCGCGCGCCGGTCAACTGGGCCGTCATCCACGGCGAGAGCGAGACCGGCGCCACGCTGCACCGCATGAACGAGAAGCCCGACAACGGCGCGATCGTCGACCAGTGCGCGGTGCCGATCCTTGCCAACGACACCGCACGCGAGGTGTTCGCCAAGGTCACGGTCGCGGCCGAGATCGTCATGGCGCGCAGCCTGCCGGGCCTGATCGACGGCACCTCGATGGAGCATCCGCAGCGCCTGTCGCTCGGGCGCTACTTCGGCGGCCGCCGGCCCGAGGACGGGCGCATTCCCTACGACGCCGATGCGGCGCAGATCCACAACCTCGTGCGTGCGCTCGCGCCACCCTACCCGGCCGCCTTCGTGCAGATCGCGAAGAAGCGCGTCTTCATCGAGCGCACCCTGCGCGCACCGGCTTCGCCCGAGGTGCCGGGCAAGGGCCTGCGACTGGCGAGCGACGGCACTTCGCTGTGGCTCGTCGCGGCCGACGGCAGCGCCTTGCGCGTGCTGGCGGCGCGCTGCGACGGCGACGCACAGGTGCTCGCCGCGCACGACTTCGAATCCCGTTTCGGCGCCCGCTGCATCGCGGTCGACGCCTGA
- a CDS encoding glycosyltransferase: MRTTLSVVIPVYNEEAGLAALFARLYPALDALGIGYEIVFIDDGSRDRSPALLAAQFESRPDVTRVILLNGNFGQHRAILAGFEHCRGERVVTLDADLQNPPEDIRLLLEAMDQGYDYVGSIRQDRQDSAWRRWASRAMNHLRHRLTRIAMTDHGSMMRAYSRNVVQLINQCNEMNTFIPALAYQFARNPVEVVVGHEARHAGESKYSLYSLIRLNFDLVTGFSLVPLQAFSMLGIVVSLLSGLLFLVLAGRRLVLGPEEGGVFTLFALLFLLVGLALFGIGLLGEYIGRIYQEVRARPRYVINAILERKP; encoded by the coding sequence ATGCGGACGACGCTGAGCGTCGTGATCCCGGTCTACAACGAGGAGGCCGGCCTGGCGGCGCTGTTCGCGCGGCTCTATCCGGCGCTCGATGCGCTGGGCATCGGCTATGAGATCGTCTTCATCGACGATGGCAGCCGCGACCGTTCTCCGGCGCTGCTGGCCGCGCAGTTCGAGAGCCGTCCCGATGTCACGCGCGTGATCCTGCTCAACGGCAACTTCGGCCAGCATCGCGCGATCCTCGCGGGCTTCGAACATTGCCGCGGCGAGCGCGTCGTCACGCTCGATGCCGACCTGCAGAATCCGCCCGAGGACATCCGGCTCCTGCTCGAGGCGATGGACCAGGGCTACGACTATGTCGGCTCGATCCGCCAGGACCGGCAGGACTCCGCATGGCGTCGCTGGGCCTCGCGCGCGATGAACCATCTGCGCCATCGCCTCACGCGCATCGCGATGACCGACCACGGCTCGATGATGCGCGCCTACAGCCGCAACGTGGTGCAGCTCATCAACCAGTGCAACGAGATGAACACCTTCATCCCGGCGCTGGCCTACCAGTTCGCCAGGAACCCGGTCGAGGTGGTGGTGGGCCACGAGGCGCGCCATGCGGGCGAGTCCAAGTATTCGCTGTACAGCCTGATCCGGCTCAACTTCGATCTGGTCACCGGCTTCTCGCTGGTGCCGCTGCAGGCCTTCTCGATGCTCGGCATCGTGGTCTCGCTGCTGTCGGGACTGCTGTTCCTGGTGCTGGCCGGCCGGCGGCTGGTGCTGGGGCCGGAGGAGGGCGGCGTGTTCACGCTGTTCGCGCTGCTGTTCCTCTTGGTCGGCCTCGCGCTGTTCGGCATCGGCCTCCTGGGCGAGTACATCGGGCGCATCTACCAGGAGGTGCGGGCACGCCCGCGCTATGTGATCAATGCCATCCTGGAGCGCAAGCCATGA
- a CDS encoding 4-deoxy-4-formamido-L-arabinose-phosphoundecaprenol deformylase produces MARIALKVDVDTWRGTREGVPALVRLLSAAQAGASFLFSLGPDHTGRAILRVLRPGFLQKVSRTSVVEHYGLRTLLYGSLLPGPDIGRREAATLRSVRDAGFEVGVHCWDHVRWQDHLLRHDEAWALREMRRATERHAEVFGSPPRVHGAAGWQFNEGAARAEALLGIAFASDTRGTHPFVPVAGDGSIIGPPQYPTTLPTLDELIGVDGITADNVHEPLLARTERTVQDQVYTLHAELEGMKLLPVLERLVAGWRAQGHALVSVGALHDALRGTVLPRERIALGTVPGRSGLLAVQRAD; encoded by the coding sequence ATGGCGCGCATCGCACTGAAGGTCGACGTCGACACCTGGCGCGGCACCCGCGAAGGCGTGCCGGCGCTGGTGAGGCTGCTGAGCGCGGCCCAGGCCGGCGCGAGCTTTCTTTTCAGCCTCGGGCCGGACCACACGGGCCGCGCGATCCTGCGCGTGCTGCGCCCCGGCTTCCTGCAGAAGGTGTCGCGCACCTCGGTGGTCGAACACTACGGGCTGCGCACGCTGCTCTATGGCAGCTTGCTGCCGGGCCCGGACATCGGCCGACGCGAGGCCGCGACCTTGCGCAGCGTGCGCGATGCCGGCTTCGAGGTCGGCGTGCACTGCTGGGACCATGTGCGCTGGCAGGACCACCTGCTGCGGCACGACGAGGCCTGGGCCCTGCGCGAAATGCGCCGCGCGACCGAGCGCCATGCCGAGGTCTTCGGTTCGCCGCCGCGGGTGCATGGCGCGGCGGGCTGGCAATTCAACGAAGGCGCGGCGCGGGCCGAGGCCTTGCTCGGCATCGCATTCGCATCCGACACGCGCGGCACTCATCCTTTCGTGCCGGTCGCGGGGGACGGCAGCATCATCGGGCCGCCGCAGTACCCGACCACGCTGCCGACGCTCGACGAGCTGATCGGCGTCGACGGCATCACGGCGGACAACGTGCACGAGCCGCTGCTCGCACGGACCGAGCGCACGGTGCAAGACCAGGTCTACACGCTGCATGCGGAGCTGGAGGGCATGAAGCTGCTGCCGGTGTTGGAGCGCCTCGTCGCCGGCTGGCGCGCGCAGGGGCATGCGCTGGTGTCGGTGGGCGCGCTGCACGATGCGCTGCGCGGCACGGTTCTGCCGCGCGAGCGCATCGCGCTCGGCACGGTGCCGGGCCGGTCCGGCCTGCTGGCCGTTCAGCGCGCGGACTGA
- a CDS encoding NUDIX hydrolase yields MSAVPSAAPAPSLRPSSTLILLRDASQGLEVLMLKRHGQSAVLGDTFVFPGGKVDGDDVRLDAARHLDASVQTLHARLGEPEIDVATAAGFYVAALREAFEEAGLLLAQGLSPEACTEARARLGSGVAFNALVAELGLRLQVDALAPWSRWITPVRSVNKQRFDTRFFVARTPAQGIVRHDGHETTEAAWLRPRAALETYWDGGMALAPPQIMTLAHLARHDAVDAVLADARSRLPALVAPRVLGEGDTLAMCYPGDQEHPVCQRAMPGPLRLLVRGKRYEPQGGFDAFFA; encoded by the coding sequence TTGAGCGCCGTCCCGTCCGCAGCCCCGGCCCCGAGCCTGCGGCCTTCGTCCACGCTGATCCTGCTGCGCGATGCGTCACAGGGCCTGGAAGTGCTGATGCTCAAGCGCCACGGCCAGTCGGCGGTGCTGGGTGACACCTTCGTGTTTCCCGGCGGCAAGGTCGATGGCGACGACGTGCGGCTCGATGCCGCGCGGCATCTCGACGCCAGCGTGCAGACGCTGCATGCGCGGCTCGGCGAACCGGAGATCGATGTCGCCACCGCGGCCGGCTTCTATGTCGCCGCGCTGCGCGAGGCCTTCGAGGAAGCGGGCCTGCTGCTGGCCCAGGGGCTGTCGCCCGAAGCTTGCACCGAGGCCCGTGCGCGTCTCGGAAGCGGCGTCGCGTTCAATGCCCTGGTGGCCGAACTGGGCCTGCGCCTGCAGGTCGATGCTTTGGCGCCGTGGTCGCGCTGGATCACGCCGGTGCGTTCCGTCAACAAGCAGCGCTTCGACACCCGCTTCTTCGTCGCCAGGACGCCCGCGCAGGGCATCGTGCGCCACGATGGGCACGAAACCACCGAAGCGGCATGGCTGCGTCCGCGCGCCGCGCTCGAGACCTACTGGGACGGCGGGATGGCGCTGGCGCCGCCGCAGATCATGACGCTCGCGCATCTCGCGCGCCACGACGCGGTCGATGCCGTGCTCGCCGATGCAAGGTCACGCCTGCCCGCGCTGGTGGCGCCGCGTGTTCTGGGCGAAGGCGACACGCTCGCGATGTGCTATCCCGGCGACCAGGAACATCCGGTCTGTCAGCGCGCCATGCCCGGCCCGTTGCGGCTGCTGGTGCGCGGCAAGCGCTACGAACCGCAAGGCGGCTTCGATGCGTTCTTCGCCTGA
- a CDS encoding bifunctional UDP-4-keto-pentose/UDP-xylose synthase, with translation MLKVLILGVNGFIGHHLTRHIMENTDWQVHGMDMQSDRVAPWLGHPRFHFFEGDITINKEWIEYHVKKCDVVLPLVAIATPATYVREPLRVFELDFEANLPIVRQCLRYGKRVVFPSTSEVYGMCTDEAFDPEASNLVYGPINKPRWIYACAKQLMDRVIHAYGQEQGLRYTLFRPFNWIGPGLDSLHAPKEGSSRVITQFLGHIVRGEPIRLVDGGSQQRAFTAIGDGIAALVKIIANEGGIADRKIYNIGNPGNNHSIRALAGMMLDLAKTLPEYREAAERVELIDIASEDYYGSGYQDVLQRVPDIRNTIADLAWAPRVGMQEALAELFAYYRDEAAAAVDLVP, from the coding sequence ATGCTCAAAGTCCTGATCCTCGGCGTCAACGGTTTCATCGGCCACCATCTCACGCGCCACATCATGGAGAACACCGACTGGCAGGTCCACGGCATGGACATGCAGTCGGACCGCGTCGCGCCCTGGCTCGGGCATCCGCGCTTCCACTTCTTCGAGGGCGACATCACGATCAACAAGGAGTGGATCGAATACCACGTCAAGAAGTGCGACGTGGTGCTGCCGCTGGTCGCGATCGCGACGCCGGCGACCTACGTGCGCGAACCGCTGCGCGTGTTCGAACTCGACTTCGAGGCCAACCTGCCGATCGTGCGGCAGTGCCTGCGCTACGGCAAGCGCGTGGTGTTCCCATCGACCAGCGAGGTCTACGGCATGTGCACCGACGAGGCCTTCGATCCCGAGGCCTCGAACCTGGTCTACGGCCCGATCAACAAACCGCGCTGGATCTATGCCTGCGCCAAGCAACTGATGGATCGCGTGATCCACGCCTACGGCCAGGAGCAAGGCCTGCGCTACACGCTGTTCCGGCCCTTCAACTGGATCGGCCCCGGCCTCGACAGCCTGCATGCGCCGAAAGAAGGATCGAGCCGCGTGATCACCCAGTTCCTCGGCCACATCGTGCGCGGCGAGCCGATCCGGCTGGTCGACGGCGGCAGCCAGCAGCGCGCCTTCACCGCGATCGGCGACGGCATCGCGGCGCTGGTGAAGATCATCGCCAACGAGGGCGGCATCGCCGACCGCAAGATCTACAACATCGGCAATCCCGGCAACAACCACTCGATCCGCGCGCTCGCCGGGATGATGCTGGACCTCGCGAAGACGCTGCCCGAATACCGCGAGGCCGCCGAGCGCGTCGAGCTGATCGACATCGCGTCCGAGGACTACTACGGCAGCGGCTACCAGGACGTGCTGCAGCGCGTGCCCGACATCCGCAACACCATCGCCGATCTCGCCTGGGCGCCCAGGGTCGGCATGCAGGAAGCATTGGCCGAGCTCTTCGCGTACTACCGCGACGAAGCCGCCGCCGCCGTCGACCTGGTGCCCTGA